The window CCAATTCAACAGATTTGCGAAGCAATATAATAAGGCAGCTTGAAATACCCATTGAAAAACATTTATCAAAAAAAAGGCACATTTCCATGTTTTGAAAATGTACCTTTCATTATTGTCCTTGCTTTTTGTTAAGTGTTCCATTTCTATAAGTTAAGATTTAAACCGACAAATTGGAATTTGCATATTTTTTCTGCAAAGAAACATTATATCGATTTCAAATAATACAATAACTCACATTTAGTAAGTGGGTCTGCATGACCCAAAATACAATATTGATAATCTGTACCTTCTATCAGATTTATCAATTTCTCTAATTTCTCTCTATCCATGTAAGAATCATTAAAGAAATCCTCACTTGTTGAATCTCCCAAAAACAATACTTTTTCTTCAGGCACATAAATAAGCACGGTATCTTCTGAGTGGGGCGATTCTGCATGGAAGATCTTTGCAGTCATTCCGCCCAAATTAACAGTAAGTTCTTTTTCAAATTGAATATCCGATAGTACGGCAACAATTTTCTTATTATCTTCATACTCTCTGCTGAGGCACTCATCATTCTCTTTTAGAAATTGTATATATGCACTGTCTGATAGTTTGGCTCGTTCAATATCCAAGAACTCGTTCGTTCTGTTATGAGCAATGGATAGTCCATGAATATGATGCATTCCAAATGTATGATCCCAATGCCAATGGGTTATGATTGTAAAATCCGGCTTTTTTAATCCCGCAACTTCTAAAGCTTTATAAAATTCATCAACATGGTCTGCTGAATTACCTGCATCAATGGCAATCATAATTTTTTCACCTTTTAGATAAACCAGCATAGGACGGTCTGTTTCCTGCTGATGTGGATAATAAAATATCCTGCCGCTTATTTTTTTCAGTTCCATTTGTTATCCCACCTTTCCGGCAGCAAATCTTGAAGCAATACTTCATTCATTCCAGTCAATATAATTTGACTGCTTGTAGTATCGTTTACAAATCCTTGTTGAACACAAACCAGCAAATATCATTTCGCAAACGGTCATCATCCGGACGCATTTCTTCAAAATAGTGCAGGACATGCTGAGCGCACTGTGCTGCCCAAACCGCCAACAGATGGTGATCCTCATCTGACAATGTACCGCCTCGGCGAACTGTGATGAACCTTTTGTCACGGATTTTAGGCAATATCATATTATCCTCCCTCATCTATTAATAATAAGCCGCAGTTTGAAACCATCAGATAAATTGGAGTCTGTATAATAATGCTTATGATACTAAGGTTGACTGGGCGGCTCTTCGGCAACGAGATTCCAACTTACGCCGTACTTATCCATAAGCCCCGCATGAAATGTGCTGTAAAATGTTTTTGTCGGCGGAAGGGTAATATGAGCACCAACGCTCAATACATCAAAAATTTTTTGTGCCTCTTTTGCGGAGGGTACTTTTGTAGTTAATTTTATCATGTTACCTTTGGACACTGGCTCTGCTATTTCATCTGCAAACCAAAAAACTGTATCACAGATATTCATTTCAGCATGTAAAATCCAGTCTTTTAGATTTAACGGCGGAGCAGTAACACCTTCCGGTACATACTCTCCATATGGCTGTGACATTAGAATTTTACTACTAAAAGCTGTCTGGTAAAACTCCAATGCTTCACTGCAATTTCCTGCAAATGTAATATAAGGTGTAACCATATCTTTACCTCCCGCTATTTTAATATTCTGTGCATAAAACAAATTCAAATTTATAAGACAGGCATTTCTGTCAGAACACATCATTCAGTAATTCACATTCTTGTTTTAGATAACAAAGTGACCTGTTCATATGGGACTGTGCGAGTTTGTCAAACATCCATCAGGATGCCTCATTAATCTCATTGTTTAAATAATATTCCACATAGTCAATTACCTGATTCGTTCCTCTGCTCCCTGAAATGTAACAAAATATCTTCCACCGATTGCTCCGGTAACTGCGCTGAGGTGTCAAGCCAAAATCCAATTTTAGGAGTTTCTCTCATAAAATCCGCATATAGAGCTTCTGGCGTAAAACCAACATACCCAACCTTTCCCCGCAATGTTTCACGCTGCTTTACTGTTTCCACATTTGGACAAAGTACTATTACATGTACACGACGATCTCCCAGCATATCTAATACGCGGGCAAGTTCCTGACCGTAATAATTGTCCTGCATAACTACGGAAAATCCATTATCATAATAGGTTTTTGCCGCATCTGCAGCCAAACGATAGCGCAGATGCAGCTGCCGGATTGCTTCATCGGACGGCTGCGGGGACATCTCAGCACGTCCTGATACAATCATTGTGCGAAATATATCACCGCGTAAATGTACGCTCTTTTCAATTTTTGAAGTGAGCAGTTCTGCAACTGTTGATTTTCCAGATGCCATAACGCCGGTAATTAAGTAAATTGCTTTTTCCAGCATTGAGTACCTCCTGATTTCATTATCATAATACAAATATATAACCGTAATTTTTAAGGGATCTGCCTTCGAATAACCCAAGTATTCATGAAAATCAGTAATATTCTTTTAATGCATAGTTGACACTGTACTACATATTTTAAAAATATCTTGTGTTAGTTATAATTATTTCTTACCATAAGAAAAATAGTATTCTACCCGGCAACTTCTGATTTTTCGTTATTCATCACAGGAATGGATCGCCATAGTTTCAAATATCTGCCCATCTATACTAATCATATCATCAACGGGGATCACTTCACCACTGGTCATAATGATAACCCGTTCATATTCGTCTATCCTTTTAGCTGTACTTATAGTGGTAACATAGGCACCGCCATTCTTCTTCACATCCGGCCGAAAGTAGGTGATAGCGATTTCAGGATGCTCTTTAAGCCGGTCTGCTATGATTTGTAACTTATCGTTCAAAGCATCCTTCATGTATTCGTCCAATTCAACTTTCTCATCAGTCAGCCTTGCTGTCTCTTTGACAGCCGCATCATAGCCGGTCAGCGCGGCGAAAGGAGAAAACTGAGCTGCCCGGTCAATGACTTCCATATGAGGGTGGGCCGTAGAGACATGGTGCGGTAGATTGATGATGTCGTCATATGCCCTCTTCATGCCTTGTGTCCTCCAATCTGCTTATTTCGGTCTACAGTGGTAGCGCCTTCCTCCAGATTCATACCCTTTAGGATTGCATTCTTGCCGTATTTCTTCTTTATCTCCAGCATTGCTTTCTGCATGCTTTTTTCTCGTGCAAACTCAGCTTCTTCCTCCTCTTTCTTCGCTTGTACAGCCGCATAATCCGTAAAGAGATCAAGCTGTTCAAAGTTGTCTGTCTCATGAACGGTTTCCTCATTCATAACATGATTTGCTGTAATGTTGACTCTCCTGACCATGAGATTTTTATCAACGATGCGTTCAAACAACTCTGTGACGGCTTCCAGAATCAGTTTTGTAGAGGAGGTCTGTCCGCCAAGATTTGCCGTACCATGGGCAGCTTTTGGTACAGAGCGTCCATAGCGGTCAATGGTAATCGCCCCGTGATATGATTTCTTTACCTTGGGGTTTGTCAGATTTTCCATATCATATCCGACTTCTAAAACAAGCTGGTCGGTCACAAGCCTTTTATCCACCAGATCAAGTACCAG of the Lacrimispora indolis DSM 755 genome contains:
- a CDS encoding MBL fold metallo-hydrolase, coding for MELKKISGRIFYYPHQQETDRPMLVYLKGEKIMIAIDAGNSADHVDEFYKALEVAGLKKPDFTIITHWHWDHTFGMHHIHGLSIAHNRTNEFLDIERAKLSDSAYIQFLKENDECLSREYEDNKKIVAVLSDIQFEKELTVNLGGMTAKIFHAESPHSEDTVLIYVPEEKVLFLGDSTSEDFFNDSYMDREKLEKLINLIEGTDYQYCILGHADPLTKCELLYYLKSI
- a CDS encoding AAA family ATPase, with the translated sequence MLEKAIYLITGVMASGKSTVAELLTSKIEKSVHLRGDIFRTMIVSGRAEMSPQPSDEAIRQLHLRYRLAADAAKTYYDNGFSVVMQDNYYGQELARVLDMLGDRRVHVIVLCPNVETVKQRETLRGKVGYVGFTPEALYADFMRETPKIGFWLDTSAQLPEQSVEDILLHFREQRNESGN
- a CDS encoding putative immunity protein; its protein translation is MILPKIRDKRFITVRRGGTLSDEDHHLLAVWAAQCAQHVLHYFEEMRPDDDRLRNDICWFVFNKDL
- a CDS encoding VOC family protein, with amino-acid sequence MVTPYITFAGNCSEALEFYQTAFSSKILMSQPYGEYVPEGVTAPPLNLKDWILHAEMNICDTVFWFADEIAEPVSKGNMIKLTTKVPSAKEAQKIFDVLSVGAHITLPPTKTFYSTFHAGLMDKYGVSWNLVAEEPPSQP